Part of the Elusimicrobiota bacterium genome is shown below.
GAGGTTCTGGAGGCGGGCCATCAGCACGGATTCAGTCGTCGTCGTGTCGATCATATTCAACCTAGGCCGAACACCGCAAAGCGGAAACCGAAGTCCAAAAAAGACCCCCGCCCGATTCGCCTTCGGCGAATCGCCAGGGGTCTTGGTGAGGATTTATTTGCCGCCGTGGCAGTCCAAGCAGACCGGACCGTGGTGGCCGTCGCGCGAATTGACGAGCAGCTTGCGGTTCTCCATGGGGCTGCTGTGCATGCTGTGGCAGGTCGTGCAGCCGACGAAGTAGCGCGTCTTGACGATGCCGCTGACGTTGGTGATGCTGACCGCGTCGCCGGCTTTCATGGAAACGTCGGTCACCGTGCCGTACTTGCTGACCGGCGTCCGCTCGTTGCCGATGCGGTGGTTCTGAGACAGGTCGCCGGGGGCGATCGTCAGGTTGGCGCGCCCCGTGATCATCCCGCCGTCGCTGACGGTCTGCGTGCCGTCGTGACAGGACAAGCACAGGCCGGAACGGCTGTCCACGAAGGCCCAAGCCGGGATCAGCGAACCGGCCGCCGTCGAGGCCACGATGGGGTCGGCATCGAACGCGGTGTTGGTGTACTCCACGGGCAGGATGCCGCTCTTGACCTTCCAAGTAAGGTTCTTGTCGGGGTTCTGACGGGCCCAGAGGGGCTTCATCTTGACGGGTTTGTGCATCTCATGACAGGTCGAGCACTGGTTGATGGCTCCGGCTCCGCCGCCTGTATAGGTGAGCGTGAAGTCATGCTTCGAGTCCGCGATCACGTTCATGCCGGTCGCGGCCGACGCATGTACCTTTCCAACGAGGACGAGACTCGCGACGAGCAGTCCCGTCAGTTTGAGTAGGGCTTTCATTGTGTTCCTCCTGAGATTTTGCGACGGCGACTACTCGCCGACATCTTCGGTGGCAACGAAGCTGCCGCCGATTTCTCCTCGGAGGGACGTTTAAATCTCTATTTTGTGACTCCCGAGCGCGGGATTGCGGCCGGGGGTGCGCGAATGCGCGCAGGATGCTATTTTTGCTCCGCCGGCGCTCCGGACGCCTTTTCTTCCGGGTACGTGATGTATTGATAGACCCCGACGCGCTTGTTCTTGGTGTCGGCGACGTAGATCATGCCGTCCTTGTCGATGAAAATCCCCGCCGGCAGGTTGAGCTGGCCGGCGACGTCGCCGGGGCTGCCGTACCAGACCAGGAGCTGGCCCGCGCGGTCGAAGACCTGGACCCTGGAGAAAAGGGCGTCGACCACGTGGATGTTGCCGTCGGAGTCCGCGGCGATGCCGCGCGGCCGGGACATGTAGCCCGGAGCGTCTCCGGACTCGCCGAAGCCCCCGATGGCCGCTCCGGTCGAGGAAAAGATGTGGACTCGGGCGGCCAGGGGGTCGCTGACCATGAAGTCGCCGTTCGCGAACGCCCAGACGTTGTTGGGGTTGGGCAGAGCGTAATACTCTTTTTTGGCGTGTACGCACATCTCCCGGATGAAATTCCCGTCCTTGCCTAGCAGCACGATGCGGCGGTTGCTGCTGTCGGCGACCAGCAGCTCGCCGGACGGGGTCAGCGCGATCCCGGCGGGCCGGTTGAGCCTGCCCGCCCCGCCCCCCGCTCCCTCCGACTTCCACAGGAACTTCCCGTCGGGAGAGTAGGCCTTGACCGTTCCCTCGCTCGTGTCCGAGACGTAGGCGATGCCCGCGTCGTCGACCGCGACGCTGACCGGGGACTTCAAGCTGTCCTCGCCGCGGTCGCCCATGTAGCGGAAGGTCCCTGCCTTCGGGTCGACGACCGTCAGATGCTGGGCGCCGGTGTCGGTGGCGTATATCCTGCCTTCATGGCTCCAGACGCCGTAGGGATTGTTGAAGATATCGGGGGTGATCTTGCCGCCCGAGAACATGGCGATGAGCCTGGCGAAGAAGCCCTCTTTTTTCTTCTCGACCTTGGGGGCTATATCGTCGGCGCTCTTGATCGTGCGCACGTAGCGTATACGCGGCTTGTCCGGCGGCGGGGGCCAGACGAGTTCCCTCGTGCTGGTCGAAACGGCCGGCGACTCCGCGGCCGAGGACCGGGCGTCGGCGGCTTTGGCGGCGCAAACCGCCAGGATGACGGCAAGGGTCAAAGTGATGGTTTTCATTTTTTATGGCACTCCGCGCACAGGGTGAAGATATCGCCGCGCATCAGCTTCGGGTTCTTGCCGGCGTGCGGTTCGTGGCAGGACGCGCAGTCGAAAGGCTTGCCTTCGCGGCGCGGGTCGGCCTTGCCTTCCTTCGCGGTCGGATGGCGAGAGACGGGATGGGAGTCCTTGAGAGCGTCCGCGTCGTGGCAGCCGAAGCAGACGTCGCCGAGGGGTTTGCGGACCAGGGACGCGCGCTTGCTCACGTGCGGATTGTGGCAGGTCGTGCAGTCTCCGGAGGAGAAGGGCTGATGGACGACCACGCTCGCGCCCAGCTTGCGGAAGTTGGAGTGGCAGACGAAGCACGACTCCTCCGGCAGCTTCTTGAGGGCGGTCTTCCCGTCGGCCCCGGTCTTGGCGTGGCACATCTCGCAGGAGCGCGAGCCGAAGGGGATGTGTTCTTTCGCCTCGACGATGAGCTTGGGGCTTTTCGAGGCGTGCGGCTCGTGGCAGTCCGTGCACTTCCCCTCGAAGGCGCTGACGCCGAAATGCGCTTTCGATATCGCGGCGTCCTTCGGGTCGTGGCAGGTCGCGCACAGCTCGTTGACCGGGGAGTTGAGCAGGGGTGCGTTGTCCGACGCGTGAGGCTGATGGCAGGTGCTGCAGTCCATATCCTTGAACGCGGAGTGGACGGTCGCCTTGTTCATATCGGCCGCCTTCCCCGCGTGGCAGGACAGGCACAGGGGCTTCTGCTCCATCGTCAGCTTGGCCGGATCCTTCGGGTCGGCGTGGCATTTGGAGCATTCGCCGGACTTTACCGGCGAATGCGCGCCCGCCTTCTCCATCATCGGCTTGGCCTTCTCCTCGTTGGCCGAGCGGAATTTGTCCTTCGGGGCGCTCTTGCCGAACCAGCCCTCGGCGGAGGCGGCGCCCGCGAGGAAGGCGAGCATCAGCAAAGCGCCGATGGCTTCCTTAAGACCGAATTTTTCCATGCGCCGGCGCAGGGCGTCCCGCGACAGGCCCAAGGACTGCGCGGCCTTCTGCTGGTTGCCGCCGCTGCGCTTGAGGGCCTGGACGACGAGATCCTTCTCCACGTCCTCCAGGCGGATGCCGTTCGGGGGCAAGGTCACGGCGGCGTCGTCCGCCTTCGCGGGCGTGGGCGCCTCCGCCGCGGCCTGCGCGCGCGCGATGTGCGCGGGCTGCGCGGCGGCGACGGGATGGAACTCCAGCTCGTCGAGGATCATCATTCTCTCCAGAACGTTGCGAAGCTCCCGGACGTTGCCGGGCCACTTATAAGCTTGGAACTGCTCGAGGGTCTCGGGGGACAGGACGGGCTTGGGCTTGAGCATCTCCGCGCTGAGCTTGCCGAGCAGGCGGTCCATCAGCGGCAGGATGTCCTCCTTGCGCTGGCGCAGCGGAAGCAGGGAGATCGTCAGCACGTTGATGCGGTAGTAGAGGTCCTGGCGGAAGCGCCCCTCGGACACCGCGCGCGGCAGGTCCTCGTTGGTGGCGGCGATGACGCGCACGTCCACGGTGATGTCGTCGCGCCCGCCGACGCGCTTGAAGGTCTTGTCCTCGAGCGCGCGCAGGATCTTGCCTTGGAGGGCCATCGGCATGTGGCCGATCTCATTGAGGAAGATCGTGCCGCCGTTGGCGATCTCGAAGAGGCCCTTCTTCTGGCCGACGGCGCCGGTGAAGGAGCCCTTTTCGTAGCCGAACAGCTCGCTTTCCAGCAGGTTGTCGGGGATGGCCGTGCAGGAGATCTCCATGAACGGCTCGAAGGCGCGGGGGCTGCCGTAGTGGATGGCGCGGGCCAGGCGGTCCTTGCCGCAGCCGCTCTCGCCCAGGATGAGGACGGTGCCGAAGGGGCTCGCCGAGATCTTCCTGGCCACGGCGAGCGCGTCCTTCATGGAGGGGCTCTCGGCGACGATCGAGGCGAAGTTGTACTTGTCGAGGCCCTTCTGGTGCGCGCGGTCGAGGCGGCGCTTGAGCTGGGCGGTCTCGAGCACGCGCTTGAGCGTGATCTTCAGGCCCGCGAGCTGGAGGGGCTTGGAGATGTAGTCGGCGGCGCCCTCGCGCAGGGCCTCGACGGCGCTGGCCAGGTCGGCGAAGGCGGTCATGATGATGACCGGGAGCTCGGGGTTGCCGCGGCGCGCGGACTTGAGCACGTCGAGCCCGCTCTCCCGGCCGAGGCGCAGGTCGGAGAGGACGACGTCCGGGTTCTCGGCCTCGAGCGCGGCCTCGGCCTCGGCCAGGTCGGCGGCGACGACGGTCTTGTAGCCGGAGTTGGTCAGGTCCTGCGACAGGGACCACCGGATCAGCTCTTCGTCGTCCACGATAAGGATCTTCGCCGACATGTCAGCCCTCCGCCTTCGCCGCGGGCAGGCGCACGAACACGCTCGTGCCCCGGCCCGGCTCGCTTTCGATCCAGATGTCCCCGTTGTGCGCCATGACGATCTGCCGCGACAGCGGCAGGCCGAGCCCGCTGCCGTTCTCCCGGGTGGTGAAGAACGGGCGGAAGACGTGCTCGAGGTCGGCGCTCGAGATGCCCTTGCCCGTGTCGGAGACCTCGACGAGCAAGGAGCCGTCCTGCTCGGCGCGCGCGCGGACGCCGAGCGTCCCGCCGCGATCCATCGCGTGGGCGGCGTTGATGAAGAGGTTCAGGAAGACCTGCTCGATCTGGCCGGGGTCGCCCTTGAGGCGGGGGAGGTCGCGCGCGATGTCGCGATCGATCCCGATCTTCTGGGTGCGCAGGCGGACCTCGATGAGGTCGAGCATGCGCTCGAGCGGCTCGCGCAGGTCGAAGGGGCGCACGACCGCCTCGGGCATGCGCGCGAAGCGCAGGAAGTTGCCCATGGTCTGCTCCATGCGGTTGAGCTGGCCGAGGACCTTGCTCAGCACCTCGCGCCGCGGGCTGCCGTCGGGGATCTCGCTTTGCATGACTTGGATGGCGGAGCTGATGCCCGTCAGCGGGTTGCGGACCTCGTGGGCGAGGTGCGCCGACAGCTCGCCGAGCGCGGCGAGGCGCTCCATGTGGCCGACCTGGCTGCGGTGGAGGTTCACGATCTCCCGGCGGTCCTTCTCGAGCAGGCGCACCATGTTGTTGAAGCCGCGGGCGATGGAGCGCAGCTCTCCCGAGGGCAGGTCGTCGACGCGCGTGTCGAGCTTCCCGCGCGCGACCCGGTTCATGGCCTCGACGATGC
Proteins encoded:
- a CDS encoding sigma 54-interacting transcriptional regulator — protein: MSAKILIVDDEELIRWSLSQDLTNSGYKTVVAADLAEAEAALEAENPDVVLSDLRLGRESGLDVLKSARRGNPELPVIIMTAFADLASAVEALREGAADYISKPLQLAGLKITLKRVLETAQLKRRLDRAHQKGLDKYNFASIVAESPSMKDALAVARKISASPFGTVLILGESGCGKDRLARAIHYGSPRAFEPFMEISCTAIPDNLLESELFGYEKGSFTGAVGQKKGLFEIANGGTIFLNEIGHMPMALQGKILRALEDKTFKRVGGRDDITVDVRVIAATNEDLPRAVSEGRFRQDLYYRINVLTISLLPLRQRKEDILPLMDRLLGKLSAEMLKPKPVLSPETLEQFQAYKWPGNVRELRNVLERMMILDELEFHPVAAAQPAHIARAQAAAEAPTPAKADDAAVTLPPNGIRLEDVEKDLVVQALKRSGGNQQKAAQSLGLSRDALRRRMEKFGLKEAIGALLMLAFLAGAASAEGWFGKSAPKDKFRSANEEKAKPMMEKAGAHSPVKSGECSKCHADPKDPAKLTMEQKPLCLSCHAGKAADMNKATVHSAFKDMDCSTCHQPHASDNAPLLNSPVNELCATCHDPKDAAISKAHFGVSAFEGKCTDCHEPHASKSPKLIVEAKEHIPFGSRSCEMCHAKTGADGKTALKKLPEESCFVCHSNFRKLGASVVVHQPFSSGDCTTCHNPHVSKRASLVRKPLGDVCFGCHDADALKDSHPVSRHPTAKEGKADPRREGKPFDCASCHEPHAGKNPKLMRGDIFTLCAECHKK
- a CDS encoding HAMP domain-containing protein; amino-acid sequence: MTVAWRGASLARQTFIAFYSFTVAVTAITFLLYVQDTRNSVHEIERATMRSMFPVISRVIMDSMIRGNHEPIRQLFSVHNGHGQEERMYLLDTEKNAVVIEDLGKIPHPRHMATPPVDAGKNIIMDFPIQNQRACVRCHGPDAGHLGFVRLVSPKRDHQAVAEANLKGRLIILFSSFLVVGLWTFMVVRRVIDEPMGRIVEAMNRVARGKLDTRVDDLPSGELRSIARGFNNMVRLLEKDRREIVNLHRSQVGHMERLAALGELSAHLAHEVRNPLTGISSAIQVMQSEIPDGSPRREVLSKVLGQLNRMEQTMGNFLRFARMPEAVVRPFDLREPLERMLDLIEVRLRTQKIGIDRDIARDLPRLKGDPGQIEQVFLNLFINAAHAMDRGGTLGVRARAEQDGSLLVEVSDTGKGISSADLEHVFRPFFTTRENGSGLGLPLSRQIVMAHNGDIWIESEPGRGTSVFVRLPAAKAEG